One genomic segment of Roseovarius carneus includes these proteins:
- the lptG gene encoding LPS export ABC transporter permease LptG — MTLHYYFARKFLWTFFGITMIFVVLLALIDLVDELQDFPDLPFLDVLEVVLLNLPHANYEILPLVLILASVALFVRLARSSELVVLRASGRSGLVGLMAPVIMAGMIGVVGVTVFNPIVAASSKRYNDLVNGHLNMGQSILAIASEGLWLRQGNAFGQTVIHAARASSDVTVLYDTTFISFSPEGEPLRRITAKSARLGDGEWVLSSAKLWDLGALRNPEAEARRMEQLSMPSPLTRDRIIDSFGKPEYISLWDLPKFITQLEEAGFSARRYAVWFQMELARPLFLMALVLVASAFTMRHGRTTNTGVSVLTAIMLGFTLHYVRNFAQVLGENGQIPVILAAWAPPIASFLLAMGLLLHTEEG; from the coding sequence ATGACCCTGCATTACTATTTCGCGCGCAAGTTTCTGTGGACCTTCTTCGGGATCACCATGATCTTCGTCGTGCTTTTGGCGCTCATTGATCTGGTGGACGAACTTCAGGACTTTCCCGACCTGCCGTTTCTCGATGTGCTTGAGGTCGTGCTGCTGAACTTGCCTCATGCCAATTACGAGATCCTGCCGCTGGTGCTGATCCTCGCCTCGGTCGCCCTGTTCGTGCGCCTCGCGCGCAGTTCGGAGCTTGTGGTGCTGCGCGCCTCCGGGCGCTCGGGGCTGGTGGGGCTGATGGCACCGGTGATCATGGCCGGGATGATCGGCGTGGTGGGGGTGACGGTCTTCAACCCGATCGTGGCCGCATCGTCCAAACGCTATAATGATCTGGTCAACGGGCATCTGAACATGGGCCAAAGCATTCTGGCCATCGCCTCCGAGGGGCTGTGGCTGCGGCAGGGCAACGCGTTTGGCCAAACAGTGATCCATGCCGCGCGGGCAAGCTCGGATGTGACCGTGCTTTATGACACCACGTTCATCTCCTTCTCTCCCGAGGGCGAGCCATTGCGCCGCATCACCGCAAAGAGCGCACGTCTGGGCGATGGGGAATGGGTGCTGAGCAGTGCCAAGCTCTGGGATCTGGGGGCCTTGCGCAACCCCGAGGCCGAAGCGCGCCGGATGGAGCAGCTTAGCATGCCGTCGCCATTGACGCGCGACCGGATCATCGACAGTTTCGGCAAGCCGGAATACATCTCGCTCTGGGATCTGCCGAAGTTCATAACGCAGCTTGAAGAGGCCGGGTTCTCCGCGCGCCGCTATGCGGTCTGGTTCCAGATGGAGCTGGCACGCCCCCTGTTTCTCATGGCCCTTGTTCTAGTGGCTTCGGCCTTCACCATGCGCCACGGGCGCACCACGAATACCGGGGTTTCGGTGCTCACCGCGATCATGCTGGGGTTTACGCTGCATTACGTGCGCAACTTCGCGCAAGTGCTGGGCGAAAACGGTCAGATCCCCGTGATCCTTGCGGCCTGGGCGCCGCCGATTGCGTCCTTCCTGCTGGCGATGGGCCTGTTGCTCCATACGGAGGAGGGATGA